A window from Symbiopectobacterium purcellii encodes these proteins:
- the rstB gene encoding two-component system sensor histidine kinase RstB, translating into MRKLFVQFFLLLFASFVVMTLLVGLVYKMTAERAGRQSMDDLMKSSLYLIRNELRTIPPREWHKTINEMDLNLSFTLNIEPLSKYRLSPKAQQRLNQGEIIAIEDQYTFIQRIPRSHYVLSVGPIPYLFFLHEMRLWDLLFVMLIGLSLALPVFLWMRPHWQAMLKLENAAQRLGEGHLEERLHYDNTSSMVRLGIAFNQMADNLNQLIVSKKRLIDNIAHELRTPLVRLRYRLAMSDNLSEEEQTALNRDIGQLEALIDELLTYARLDRPQVSLHLTQIDVTAWLQNKIDEWRMLHADKAFELSMPPGTDIGYLDMRLMERVLDNLVNNALRFCHSRISVSVSRDGPMACLQVDDDGPGIALEDRETVFEPFIRLEAGLENSSGGCGLGLAIVYAIVQAYDGTIVAESNEWGGARFRFCWPIKTDIPVRPALPS; encoded by the coding sequence ATGAGAAAACTGTTTGTGCAGTTTTTTCTGTTGCTGTTTGCCAGCTTCGTGGTGATGACGCTGCTGGTAGGCCTGGTCTACAAAATGACCGCAGAGCGCGCTGGCCGCCAGTCGATGGACGACCTGATGAAAAGCTCGCTCTATCTGATCCGCAATGAGTTGCGTACCATCCCGCCGCGCGAATGGCATAAAACCATCAACGAGATGGATTTGAACCTGTCATTCACGTTGAACATTGAGCCACTGAGTAAATACCGTTTATCGCCGAAAGCACAGCAGCGGTTGAATCAGGGCGAAATTATCGCGATTGAAGATCAATACACCTTTATCCAGCGTATCCCGCGCTCTCACTATGTGCTGTCGGTTGGGCCAATCCCTTATCTGTTTTTCCTGCATGAGATGCGGCTGTGGGATTTGCTGTTTGTGATGCTGATTGGTCTTTCTCTGGCACTTCCCGTGTTTTTGTGGATGCGACCGCATTGGCAGGCCATGTTGAAACTGGAAAATGCCGCGCAGCGATTGGGGGAAGGTCATCTTGAAGAGCGACTCCACTATGACAACACCTCCAGTATGGTGCGACTGGGTATCGCATTTAACCAAATGGCCGATAATCTGAATCAACTGATTGTCAGTAAAAAGCGGCTGATTGACAACATTGCCCATGAATTACGCACCCCGCTGGTACGCCTGCGCTATCGCCTCGCCATGAGCGACAATCTGAGTGAGGAGGAACAAACCGCGCTCAACCGCGATATTGGGCAATTGGAAGCGCTGATTGACGAGTTACTGACCTACGCACGCCTCGATCGTCCGCAGGTCTCACTCCACCTGACACAGATTGATGTCACTGCCTGGCTACAAAATAAAATCGATGAGTGGCGTATGCTGCACGCGGATAAAGCATTCGAACTGTCGATGCCGCCGGGTACGGACATTGGCTATCTCGATATGCGCCTGATGGAGCGGGTGCTGGATAATCTGGTCAATAACGCACTGCGCTTCTGCCACTCGCGCATCAGCGTCAGCGTATCTCGCGATGGGCCAATGGCCTGTCTTCAGGTGGATGACGATGGTCCCGGCATTGCGTTGGAAGACCGGGAAACGGTGTTTGAGCCGTTTATCCGGCTGGAGGCCGGGTTAGAAAACAGCAGCGGAGGTTGTGGACTGGGCCTCGCGATTGTTTATGCCATCGTGCAGGCGTATGACGGCACCATTGTGGCGGAGAGCAATGAATGGGGCGGCGCCCGTTTCCGCTTCTGCTGGCCGATTAAAACCGATATCCCCGTTCGCCCTGCACTCCCGTCTTGA
- a CDS encoding YdbH family protein, with translation MRKCLFAAGSVMLLALVIWYTSPQWLTAAARSVLPEGASFTLKSRPVWHQGVNTAGVRITMGDCVLLDVDNIQLTRAQQRWRMDIDRFTLDTACLPASSTDAADAEPALLAQWQARLFAADINIGRLAVLPWDSYAGQVHLVIDRQQQSLRYQSELLSLTAKVEDAHFTLESAAFSAPDVASRLVLRGEVDLAESVSHPPLRGALQGRMESSSIPDPLTLALNWQGTHGVLRLEAQHDSAPLVSLPWKMSPDRIDIENGVWRWPYAAQPLSGNVSMMLHDWRDGWQQTRIDARLNMLTQGHNGRANAVLVLGPGRLGLIDSALRFQLTGQANLADISLSATIPGEIRGSVINPTLALLPGSLLRAWGRPSAQTVLEEARWPLAGLRLNANGVNGRLQAIVRAQDRYWGRIALHLDGQAQDFWPDNGRWQWRYWGEGRLPPLGSQWDVAGQGRWEDSLITVEQLTSGLDQLRYGRVLAHQPRLTLTAPLQWQRKVGETHFAGALRLTSQRVDLGEGGYLPPSQLLFSVEGRSPSNFQWQGDLKAEAIGPVALRGRWDGERLRGMGWWAAQPLTVFQPLLSPKLNVNVRSGEFYAQVAFSAARQQGFSAGGHWVVKNGSAWLPDGEVRGVNFVLPYRFAQHRWEFGVRHPVTLHIDKLVSVFTMQDIHLALQGAYPFGEDHPLILSQAEMGVLGGRGSLSALRWPLRDPVLFTVEGVDLSELVTALKIKQFALSGKMSGVLPLDFTNPNKMITRGQLRNDKSLTLRLDQQLADELAQRNMAQGAVVNWLRYLEISRAYASVDMTPQGEMALLAHIEGKNSTRSMQKPVILNYRHWQDLSQLWQSLRFGGTVQDTLEQRANEQE, from the coding sequence ATGAGAAAGTGTCTGTTTGCCGCAGGGAGCGTGATGCTGCTTGCGTTGGTAATTTGGTATACCTCACCTCAGTGGCTGACCGCTGCGGCGAGAAGCGTATTGCCTGAAGGTGCCTCCTTTACGTTGAAATCGCGCCCTGTCTGGCACCAGGGCGTGAATACGGCGGGCGTGCGCATTACGATGGGGGACTGCGTGCTACTGGATGTTGATAACATCCAACTTACGCGCGCGCAGCAGCGCTGGCGCATGGACATTGACCGCTTCACACTAGACACCGCCTGCTTGCCCGCGTCCTCCACTGACGCCGCAGACGCCGAGCCAGCGTTACTGGCACAGTGGCAGGCGCGGCTGTTCGCTGCCGACATCAATATCGGCCGTCTGGCGGTTTTGCCGTGGGACAGCTATGCCGGGCAGGTACATCTGGTGATTGACCGCCAGCAGCAATCCCTGCGCTACCAAAGTGAGCTGTTATCGCTGACTGCAAAAGTGGAAGATGCACATTTTACGCTGGAGAGTGCGGCGTTCTCTGCACCCGATGTCGCTTCTCGTCTGGTGCTGCGCGGTGAGGTCGATCTGGCGGAGAGCGTGTCGCATCCGCCGTTGCGTGGCGCGTTGCAAGGGCGGATGGAAAGCAGCAGTATCCCCGATCCGCTGACGTTGGCGCTTAACTGGCAGGGAACGCACGGCGTTCTGCGTTTGGAGGCGCAACATGACAGCGCGCCGCTGGTGTCGCTGCCGTGGAAAATGAGCCCAGATCGTATCGATATTGAAAACGGCGTCTGGCGTTGGCCTTACGCCGCGCAACCCTTGTCCGGTAATGTCTCAATGATGCTGCATGACTGGCGCGATGGCTGGCAGCAAACGCGCATTGATGCGCGTCTGAATATGCTCACTCAAGGGCATAATGGCCGGGCAAACGCAGTGTTGGTGCTGGGACCCGGCCGACTGGGACTGATTGATAGCGCTTTACGCTTCCAACTTACCGGGCAGGCTAATCTGGCCGATATCTCGTTGAGTGCCACCATCCCCGGCGAGATCCGCGGTTCTGTTATCAATCCTACCCTGGCGCTGCTACCGGGATCGCTACTGCGTGCCTGGGGTCGGCCCTCGGCGCAGACGGTGCTCGAGGAAGCGCGCTGGCCGCTGGCTGGCCTGCGACTGAATGCCAACGGCGTAAATGGCCGGTTACAGGCAATCGTGCGCGCGCAGGATCGCTACTGGGGGCGCATCGCACTGCACCTCGATGGACAGGCGCAAGATTTCTGGCCGGATAATGGCCGCTGGCAGTGGCGATATTGGGGAGAAGGGCGGTTGCCGCCGCTCGGGAGCCAGTGGGATGTTGCCGGGCAAGGACGCTGGGAAGATTCACTTATCACGGTTGAGCAACTCACCAGCGGGTTGGATCAGTTGCGCTATGGCCGTGTGCTGGCGCACCAACCGCGCTTAACCCTGACTGCGCCCTTGCAGTGGCAGCGTAAAGTCGGGGAGACGCATTTTGCTGGTGCATTGCGCCTGACCTCGCAGCGGGTTGATCTGGGTGAAGGCGGATACCTTCCTCCTTCACAGCTGCTGTTTAGCGTTGAGGGCCGCAGCCCATCGAACTTTCAATGGCAGGGCGATCTTAAGGCCGAAGCGATCGGTCCGGTAGCGCTGCGTGGCCGCTGGGACGGTGAGCGTCTGCGCGGTATGGGGTGGTGGGCGGCGCAGCCGTTAACGGTGTTTCAGCCACTGTTATCACCGAAACTGAACGTCAACGTCCGTTCGGGGGAATTTTATGCGCAGGTGGCCTTTTCAGCCGCTCGCCAGCAGGGCTTCAGTGCCGGTGGGCACTGGGTGGTGAAAAATGGCAGCGCCTGGCTACCGGATGGGGAAGTGCGCGGCGTCAATTTTGTTTTACCGTATCGTTTTGCGCAGCACCGGTGGGAATTCGGTGTCAGGCACCCCGTCACACTGCATATCGACAAACTGGTCAGCGTCTTCACTATGCAGGATATCCATCTGGCATTGCAGGGGGCTTATCCTTTCGGTGAGGATCACCCTCTGATTTTATCCCAGGCAGAGATGGGGGTGCTCGGGGGGAGGGGCAGTCTCTCTGCGCTGCGCTGGCCGCTGCGCGATCCGGTATTGTTTACCGTCGAAGGGGTCGACCTGAGTGAGCTGGTGACTGCGCTCAAGATAAAGCAGTTTGCCCTTTCAGGAAAAATGAGCGGCGTGCTGCCGTTGGATTTCACCAACCCGAACAAGATGATCACGCGTGGGCAGTTGCGTAACGACAAGTCACTCACGCTGCGTCTTGATCAACAATTGGCTGATGAACTGGCGCAACGTAACATGGCGCAAGGTGCCGTAGTGAACTGGCTGCGTTATCTGGAAATCAGCCGAGCTTATGCCTCTGTGGACATGACGCCACAAGGTGAAATGGCGCTGCTGGCGCATATCGAAGGCAAGAACTCGACGCGCAGCATGCAAAAACCGGTCATACTTAACTACCGCCACTGGCAGGATCTGAGCCAGCTTTGGCAAAGCTTGCGCTTTGGCGGCACCGTGCAGGACACACTAGAGCAACGAGCCAATGAACAAGAATAA
- a CDS encoding sensor domain-containing phosphodiesterase: MLRQLNHDEEQRMHALDRLLFHLDTSQDNVLSQITSLTSKILNMPSALITVSDTHSLHIKAKHNFVLNEMRKVGALDQYTMQTNELLVCNDASQDERFKNSPYVSGEPHIRFYAGIPLITKAGYAIGTLSVVDYVARSFSKMQRRDLKTLASITMALIEYRNAIGLIDAVTLLPNRQRLIEDISQSTDIFEDFVLILLDSIDLTYIYEMARSLGMPTVESVLKDIGLFLRLNISRQASIYSISAGRFALLVKKEQQEQVLSTLMSCADRIQQSITSHIPLKLEIFIGYTEFQIPIDDPQRILREALSALHDALKKNTRLMAYHKESDEYQKRAFTLLNDLSDTLQHDHPGLYLVYQPKLHIKTRRVIGAEALIRWRHPEFGEIYPDQFIPLAEDTTLMRPLTEWVIQQAARQVRKWRQSGINISVSVNVTVTNFAEEDLIERLQRILRTNELSIHDIEFECLETQKIVENSAALSTIKKLKDQGFMISLDDFGTGYSNLNYLKNTPAHVIKLDKSLIKDMKTDKSSRIIVQHTIEMLHKLNYLVLAEGIEDEETLNYLGQYNCDQGQGYYFSRPLVADNFAQWLALHDTSIKS; this comes from the coding sequence ATGCTAAGACAGTTGAATCATGATGAGGAGCAGCGGATGCATGCGCTCGATAGGCTATTGTTTCACCTGGATACCTCTCAAGATAATGTGCTTAGCCAAATCACTTCGTTGACCAGCAAGATATTGAATATGCCTAGCGCGCTGATCACCGTCAGTGATACCCATTCATTGCATATCAAAGCCAAACATAACTTTGTGCTCAACGAAATGCGCAAAGTCGGCGCACTCGATCAGTACACCATGCAAACCAACGAATTGCTGGTCTGCAATGATGCGTCACAGGATGAGCGTTTTAAGAACAGCCCCTATGTCAGCGGTGAACCTCATATTCGGTTTTATGCCGGTATCCCGCTGATTACTAAAGCCGGTTATGCCATCGGCACCCTGAGCGTTGTGGATTATGTTGCGCGTTCGTTTTCAAAAATGCAGCGCCGTGATTTAAAAACGCTGGCGTCCATTACCATGGCGCTGATCGAATACCGCAACGCCATTGGTCTGATCGATGCCGTGACCCTGTTGCCCAATCGCCAGCGACTTATTGAAGATATCAGCCAGTCCACGGACATTTTCGAAGATTTCGTGCTCATCCTGCTCGACAGCATCGATCTCACCTATATCTATGAAATGGCGCGCTCTCTCGGGATGCCAACCGTAGAAAGCGTACTCAAAGATATCGGCCTGTTCCTGCGGCTGAACATCAGCCGACAAGCCAGCATCTACAGCATTTCTGCGGGGCGTTTTGCACTGCTGGTCAAAAAAGAACAACAAGAGCAGGTACTGAGTACGTTGATGTCGTGTGCTGACCGAATTCAGCAGAGCATCACCAGCCATATCCCGTTGAAACTGGAAATTTTTATCGGCTATACCGAATTTCAGATCCCAATTGATGACCCACAACGCATTCTGCGTGAGGCGTTGAGTGCGCTGCACGATGCGCTCAAGAAAAATACGCGGTTGATGGCCTATCACAAGGAGAGTGACGAGTACCAAAAACGCGCTTTTACGCTGCTTAATGATTTATCGGATACCTTGCAGCACGACCATCCGGGGCTGTATCTGGTGTACCAACCTAAATTGCATATCAAAACGCGCCGCGTGATTGGTGCTGAAGCGTTAATTCGCTGGCGACACCCCGAATTCGGTGAAATCTACCCGGACCAATTTATTCCACTGGCCGAAGATACCACCCTGATGCGTCCGTTAACGGAGTGGGTTATTCAGCAGGCGGCGCGGCAAGTCAGAAAATGGCGACAATCTGGCATCAATATTTCCGTCTCGGTTAACGTCACTGTCACTAATTTCGCCGAAGAAGATTTGATTGAACGCTTACAACGCATCCTACGAACCAATGAACTCAGCATCCACGATATTGAATTTGAATGCCTTGAAACGCAAAAAATAGTCGAAAACTCCGCCGCGCTCTCCACCATTAAAAAACTGAAAGACCAGGGCTTTATGATCTCCCTGGATGACTTTGGAACCGGTTACAGCAACCTTAACTATCTGAAAAATACCCCAGCCCACGTGATCAAGCTCGATAAGTCCCTGATCAAAGATATGAAGACCGATAAGAGCAGCCGCATTATCGTGCAACACACCATTGAGATGCTGCATAAGCTGAATTATCTGGTGCTGGCAGAGGGGATTGAAGATGAGGAAACACTCAACTACTTAGGGCAGTACAATTGCGATCAAGGCCAGGGCTATTACTTCTCTCGCCCGTTGGTGGCCGACAATTTTGCACAGTGGTTAGCGTTACATGATACCAGCATAAAATCGTAA
- a CDS encoding YnbE family lipoprotein: MNKNNVRKLGCEHPRRRSASALYVAASLLTVLLAGCVPRIEVAAPTTPITINMNVRVEHDITIRADKDAARLLESGNNTAADAVSESESRVETTTREQTRAQTVVTTPAATAVQGH, translated from the coding sequence ATGAACAAGAATAACGTCAGAAAGTTAGGCTGTGAGCACCCGCGGCGTCGTTCCGCCAGCGCCCTTTACGTAGCGGCAAGCCTACTGACAGTGCTGCTGGCAGGCTGTGTGCCGCGCATAGAGGTGGCCGCGCCTACCACGCCGATCACTATCAACATGAACGTCAGGGTGGAGCACGATATCACCATTCGTGCCGATAAGGACGCGGCGCGGCTGCTGGAATCCGGTAATAACACGGCGGCTGACGCGGTGAGTGAGAGCGAAAGTCGGGTGGAAACCACAACCCGAGAGCAGACGCGTGCGCAGACGGTTGTCACTACGCCTGCGGCAACAGCGGTGCAGGGGCACTGA
- a CDS encoding FMN-dependent NADH-azoreductase has product MSKVLVLKSSILAGYSQSNQLADHFVAEWQTAHPNDTLTVRDLAANPIPVLDGELVGALRPSDAPLTPRQQEALALSDTLIAELQAHDVVVLAAPMYNFNIPTQLKNYFDLVARAGVTFRYTEQGPEGLVKGKRAIVLTSRGGIHKGTPSDLLEPYLRLFLGFIGITNVEFVFAEGYGYGPDVAQKATETAKAQLSSLAVA; this is encoded by the coding sequence ATGAGTAAAGTACTGGTTCTGAAATCCAGCATTCTGGCAGGGTATTCCCAATCAAACCAACTGGCGGATCACTTCGTCGCTGAATGGCAAACCGCGCACCCAAACGATACTCTGACCGTGCGTGACCTTGCCGCCAACCCGATTCCGGTGCTGGATGGTGAACTGGTGGGTGCACTGCGTCCTTCCGATGCGCCGCTGACACCGCGTCAACAAGAAGCACTGGCATTGTCTGATACCCTGATTGCAGAATTGCAGGCGCATGACGTGGTGGTACTGGCTGCACCGATGTACAACTTCAACATCCCAACCCAATTGAAGAACTATTTTGACCTGGTAGCCCGTGCCGGCGTGACGTTCCGCTACACCGAACAGGGTCCGGAAGGTCTGGTGAAAGGCAAACGCGCTATCGTACTGACCAGCCGTGGCGGCATTCATAAAGGCACCCCGTCTGACCTGTTGGAACCGTACCTGCGTCTGTTCTTGGGCTTTATTGGTATTACCAACGTGGAATTTGTGTTCGCAGAAGGCTACGGTTACGGCCCGGACGTTGCTCAGAAAGCGACCGAAACGGCAAAAGCACAGCTCTCTTCACTGGCGGTTGCGTAA
- a CDS encoding 2-hydroxyacid dehydrogenase has protein sequence MKIAIYSTKQYDRKFLEKANLQFGYELEFFDFMLSAQTAKTAVGSQAVCIFVNDDGGREVLTELAQLGVKTLALRCAGFNNVDLDAAKALGINVVRVPAYSPEAVAEHAVGLMLSLNRRIHRAYQRTRDANFSLEGLIGFNMHQRTAGIIGTGKIGIATMRILKGFGMKLLAFDPYPNPQALELGAQYVDLHTLYGQSDVISLHCPLTPENHHLLNADAFSQMKDGVMIVNTSRGGLIDSQAAIDALKQQKIGALGMDVYENERDLFFVDKSNDVIQDDVFRRLSSCHNVLFTGHQAFLTEEALLSISHTTLSNIKQLAHGEPCPNQLDA, from the coding sequence ATGAAAATCGCTATTTACAGCACTAAGCAGTACGACCGTAAATTTTTGGAAAAAGCGAACCTGCAGTTTGGTTATGAGCTTGAATTTTTTGATTTTATGTTAAGCGCGCAAACGGCCAAAACGGCGGTGGGCAGTCAGGCAGTGTGCATTTTTGTCAACGATGACGGCGGCCGCGAGGTGCTTACCGAACTGGCACAGTTAGGGGTAAAAACGCTCGCCCTGCGCTGCGCTGGGTTTAATAATGTGGATCTGGATGCGGCAAAAGCGCTAGGTATCAATGTGGTGCGTGTGCCTGCCTATTCACCAGAAGCCGTTGCCGAGCACGCCGTTGGACTGATGCTTAGTCTTAACCGTCGCATTCATCGTGCATACCAGCGTACCCGCGATGCCAATTTCTCTCTTGAAGGCCTGATTGGATTCAATATGCATCAGCGCACCGCCGGGATCATCGGCACCGGGAAAATCGGCATTGCGACCATGCGTATCCTGAAAGGATTCGGCATGAAACTGCTGGCCTTCGATCCCTACCCGAATCCTCAGGCGTTGGAATTGGGCGCGCAATACGTTGATTTGCACACGCTGTATGGGCAGTCTGACGTCATTTCGCTGCACTGCCCACTGACCCCAGAGAATCACCATCTGTTGAATGCCGATGCCTTTTCGCAAATGAAAGATGGTGTGATGATCGTCAATACCAGCCGTGGTGGGTTGATTGATTCACAGGCAGCCATTGACGCTTTGAAACAGCAAAAGATCGGCGCGCTCGGTATGGATGTGTATGAAAACGAACGCGACCTGTTCTTTGTTGATAAATCCAACGACGTGATTCAGGACGACGTGTTCCGTCGTTTATCTTCTTGCCACAATGTGTTGTTTACCGGCCATCAGGCCTTTTTGACCGAAGAGGCATTGTTGAGCATTTC
- the asr gene encoding acid resistance repetitive basic protein Asr: MKKVLVLIAGAALGLSSVAFAANTTAAPATTPAAHAQEHAKKTVKKAAKPAEQKAQAAKKHVKKAKPAAAQKAQAAKKHVKKAAKPAAQKAQAAKKHVKKATKPAAQKAQAAKKHVKKATKPAAQKAQAARKHMKKAAKPAAQKAQAAKKHVKKAAKPAAQKAQAAKKHVKKAAKKPAPTAA; the protein is encoded by the coding sequence ATGAAAAAAGTATTAGTGTTGATCGCAGGTGCCGCTCTGGGTCTCTCCTCTGTCGCGTTTGCAGCGAACACCACGGCAGCGCCAGCAACCACACCTGCTGCACATGCTCAGGAACACGCGAAAAAGACAGTGAAAAAAGCCGCTAAACCGGCTGAACAAAAGGCTCAAGCGGCTAAAAAACACGTGAAAAAAGCCAAACCGGCTGCTGCACAAAAAGCCCAAGCCGCTAAGAAACACGTGAAGAAAGCGGCTAAACCTGCTGCACAGAAAGCGCAGGCTGCCAAAAAACACGTGAAGAAAGCCACTAAACCTGCCGCTCAGAAAGCCCAGGCTGCGAAAAAACACGTGAAGAAAGCCACTAAACCTGCCGCTCAGAAAGCCCAGGCTGCGAGAAAACACATGAAGAAAGCCGCTAAACCTGCCGCTCAGAAAGCACAAGCTGCCAAAAAACACGTGAAGAAAGCCGCTAAACCTGCCGCTCAGAAAGCCCAGGCTGCCAAAAAACACGTCAAAAAGGCCGCTAAAAAACCGGCTCCAACCGCCGCGTAA
- a CDS encoding trypsin-like serine peptidase — MRKLAWLFCLIALPAAHSWAEQSSSEAERQKTLFFNHDDRDPVPSPTAWPWQAIGQLETASGNLCTATLIAPHLALTAGHCVLTPPSGKPDKPVALRFIAVNGEWKYETHAIEAVTNSALRKKLQPDGEGWIVSPAAAPLDYALIWLRDPPSGITPLTTWNGTQSELNAALAQQQAKVTQAGYPEDHQEALYRHQDCVITGWAASAILSHQCDTLPGDSGSPLMLKTLQGWQLIGIQSSAPDASERERADNHAVAITAIQRQLKALARHAMKNAADSE, encoded by the coding sequence ATGCGTAAACTGGCCTGGTTGTTCTGTTTGATAGCGTTACCCGCCGCCCATAGCTGGGCTGAACAATCCTCCTCTGAAGCTGAACGTCAAAAAACGCTGTTTTTTAATCATGACGATCGCGATCCGGTGCCGTCCCCTACTGCCTGGCCCTGGCAGGCCATCGGTCAACTGGAAACCGCCAGCGGCAATCTGTGTACCGCCACGCTGATCGCTCCCCATCTAGCATTAACCGCAGGCCACTGCGTCTTAACGCCGCCATCAGGAAAACCCGATAAACCGGTTGCGTTGCGTTTTATTGCGGTCAATGGCGAATGGAAGTATGAAACGCACGCCATCGAGGCCGTGACCAATAGCGCGCTACGCAAAAAATTGCAGCCCGACGGCGAAGGGTGGATTGTTTCTCCTGCCGCCGCACCGCTGGATTATGCCTTGATTTGGTTGCGCGATCCCCCTTCGGGTATCACACCGTTAACCACTTGGAATGGCACACAGTCAGAACTGAATGCCGCACTAGCGCAACAGCAAGCAAAGGTTACGCAAGCAGGCTATCCCGAAGACCACCAGGAAGCGCTCTATCGCCATCAGGATTGTGTGATTACCGGTTGGGCGGCCTCCGCGATTTTATCTCACCAGTGCGACACCTTACCGGGTGACAGCGGTTCTCCTCTGATGCTGAAAACACTGCAAGGCTGGCAGTTGATTGGTATCCAAAGCTCCGCGCCAGATGCCAGCGAACGCGAGCGCGCTGACAACCATGCCGTTGCGATCACCGCCATTCAGCGACAATTGAAGGCGCTGGCACGCCATGCGATGAAAAACGCTGCTGATTCAGAATAA
- a CDS encoding methyl-accepting chemotaxis protein — protein sequence MRKNLPILSQRYPLDAETRLMSVTTPGSFITYANKDFIQVSGYHAEELMGEPHNIIRHPDMPPSAFADMWNTLKKGKIWTGSVKNRRKNGEFYWVKSSTTPLKKGDRLTGYMSVRIAATQEEIAQAEALYDRVNRGKLTRQTFFQGLLVYRGLWGWLNLTKTLPLRWRIRICFLLCSLLPLSLAGAALHATPSASLWLGLLATSSVAGCELLVRQVAAPLAHILQQAMRAAAGQADSMEQLDRVDEIGMLMRAVNQSGLNFRTFVDDVNSNLQALNAACRDIAQGNHTLSQCCEDTEDNLQQTAASVEQLTATIKSNADATLQASHFTQDVNRAVNNGEVAVGQVSATMAAITQSSARITDIISVLDDLAFQTNILALNAAVEAAHAGDQGRSFAVVAGEVRTLAQRSAIAAKDIASIIDTTIDNISRSDKLVHHTSDSMGNILTQVQQVTQLVSQISLATQEQSIGLNQITDAVNNIDELTRQNTLLATHSSSAIDCLEKQISTMADAVSVFSVVRR from the coding sequence ATGCGCAAAAATCTTCCTATCCTCTCGCAGCGCTATCCATTGGACGCTGAGACACGGCTTATGTCTGTGACCACCCCCGGTAGCTTTATTACCTACGCCAATAAAGATTTTATCCAGGTAAGCGGCTACCACGCCGAGGAACTGATGGGGGAGCCTCATAATATTATCCGACACCCAGATATGCCGCCATCCGCGTTCGCGGATATGTGGAACACCCTAAAGAAAGGCAAAATCTGGACGGGTAGCGTCAAAAACCGCCGAAAAAATGGCGAATTCTACTGGGTAAAGTCGAGTACCACACCGTTAAAAAAGGGCGATCGGCTTACAGGCTATATGTCTGTACGGATTGCTGCCACCCAAGAGGAAATTGCCCAGGCTGAAGCCCTCTATGACCGGGTCAACCGCGGTAAACTGACACGCCAAACCTTTTTTCAAGGTCTGCTAGTCTATCGCGGCCTGTGGGGGTGGTTAAACCTGACAAAAACCTTACCCTTACGCTGGCGTATCCGTATCTGCTTTCTGCTGTGCAGCCTGTTGCCCCTATCGCTGGCCGGTGCAGCCCTGCACGCAACTCCCTCAGCGTCCTTATGGCTGGGGCTGCTTGCCACCAGTTCCGTCGCGGGATGCGAATTACTGGTTCGTCAGGTCGCCGCGCCCCTCGCGCATATTTTGCAGCAGGCGATGCGCGCCGCCGCCGGCCAGGCAGACTCCATGGAACAACTGGACCGCGTTGATGAGATAGGCATGCTGATGCGTGCGGTAAACCAGTCCGGCCTCAACTTTCGAACCTTCGTTGACGACGTCAACAGCAACCTGCAAGCGCTAAATGCTGCCTGCCGTGATATTGCACAGGGTAATCATACGCTGTCGCAGTGCTGTGAAGACACCGAAGATAATTTGCAACAAACGGCGGCATCCGTAGAACAACTCACCGCCACCATTAAAAGCAATGCGGATGCAACCTTGCAAGCGTCTCATTTCACACAGGATGTCAATCGAGCGGTTAACAACGGCGAGGTCGCAGTGGGTCAGGTGTCTGCGACCATGGCGGCGATCACCCAGTCCAGCGCGCGCATTACCGATATTATTAGCGTACTCGATGACCTTGCCTTCCAGACCAATATTCTGGCATTGAACGCAGCTGTCGAAGCCGCACATGCCGGCGATCAGGGCAGAAGTTTCGCCGTGGTCGCTGGCGAAGTGCGCACACTGGCACAGCGCAGTGCGATCGCCGCCAAAGACATTGCGAGCATTATTGACACCACCATTGATAACATCAGCCGTAGCGACAAACTGGTGCACCATACCAGTGATTCGATGGGGAATATTCTTACTCAAGTGCAGCAAGTGACACAGTTGGTGAGTCAGATCAGTCTGGCGACGCAGGAACAGTCCATTGGACTCAATCAGATTACGGATGCAGTTAATAACATTGACGAGCTAACACGCCAAAACACGCTGCTGGCCACCCATTCCAGCTCCGCTATTGATTGTCTGGAAAAGCAGATCTCTACCATGGCAGACGCTGTTTCTGTGTTCAGCGTTGTGCGCAGATAA